The window AACCCTCCTTAACTGCTCCAACTGACAAAGCTCACAACCGCCATAACCGCCTTCTTCACACACCCCCAACCCCACAACCATGCCGTACTCCGCCCTCTACCAGGGATATATATTCAGGACCACCACCATGTCCCTCAAACCCTCCACCACTTCCACCACTACCGTTCTCGTCTCTCTCCGCGGGACCCCCCACCGCCGCCACCACGTAGCTTTGGTAAGGCCGTCGATGCTGCTGGGATGCTCCATGAGGAACAGCCGGTACCACCACACGCACTGCCTTGCTCCGCCGCTGAATTGGAATGCGTGCTATTATCTGCCGCGTCATGTGGGGGACGTCGCGTGCCAGGCTTCGTCTCGGGCGGCGGAGCTGGATTGGAAGCAGAGGAAGCAGCTGAGGAGTTCCGCGGTGCCGTTTTACCAGCAGAATTTGAGCTATGGGCGGTTTGCCTACCAGGACGCCTCCGCGAGTGAGGAGTCCGACGCCGAATTGGGGTCGTCTCAGCGCCAAATGGTGAGTTCTGCTCTGCCCGTTCTGTTAAAAATGTTGATTACTTGAATTGGGAACTTTGATTGAGTTGCTTTCCGAATGAAGATTTCATTTTTAACCTTCGCATTTCTTTCCATCATTGTTAAATTCAAATGCAATGTAGCTGCCAATGAACGTAGTGTAGACCGTAGAGCTTAGACATCAGTATATGTTTTTGAAGCATGGAGCTTTTTCGGACTTTCGATTAGCAGCCGACCAAGTTGTTAAGTGTAGCACTTTTTTAAGCACAGCTGAAGCCTGTTATTTTTCTGATCATTCTTCTTAATTGTAAAGGTTGTGACTTTTACTTGTTAATAAATGATTAGGGTGGTTCGACCCTTGATAACATTGACGAATGGAGATGGAAGTTAACCATGCTTCTTCGCAACAAAGATGAGCAAGAATTGGTGTCCAGGGAAAGAAAGGATAGACGCGATTTTGATCATCTTTCAGCACTGGCAAGTAGGATGGGTTTATATAGGTACGTCAGTTTAGCAAGCGTACGGTTATTATGTGTCCAAAATTGTATGTATTCTGATTCTTAATTTTCTTAAGCAGCCGTCAGTATTCTAGAGTTGTAGTATTTAGCAAAATTCCTCAGCCAAATTACAGACCTGATCTGGACGATAAGCGGCCACAAAGAGAGGTACTTTCTTGCATGTTTATGCTCTATTTAgtttaattcatgcatggaaaGAAATGGATGACGTTCTTTCCTTTGAACATTTGTGAAACAATTGCTCTCTAGTCTATGATGTGGGCCCTGAATTATTAGTTAATTTTGGTGCGCATGTTATTGAAGTTACAAAGTCTTTTAGGCAACATATTGTTTTAAACTTTTTGAAGCGTGTGTAGGTTGTCTTACCTTTTGGACTTCATAGAGAAGTAGATGCTCATCTCAAAGCCTACCTATCTGAAAAGCCAATGAGCCAAGGAAATGTATCAGATTCTTCCTTGTCAAGATCAAACAGTAGTAGAAGCATTACTAATGATGGAGGACATTATGAGCAGCAGGAGCCCTTGATACAGAATACTGATGCCATGGAGAAAATTCTTCAGCGGAAAAGCTTGCAACTGCGTAATAGGCAACGACATTGGCAGGttatttttcctttccttttgtgACCATTATTCAGGCAGGAAGTTGATCCTTTTTGCTTTTTGTTAGTTCTTCTGTTTAGATGTAGGAAACAGTGCACAGCTTCctctgtgaatttttttttgtcgtgTCTTTCTATAGTTTGACTTTGAGATGCAGTTTTTGTTCATCTTCATGTAGCTTTATAGTGGAATTATAGACTTTTAAAAACATTCATATTGACATGTCAAGCCCTATACAGGAATCTCCAGAAGGTCAAAAGATGCTTGAACTTCGTAAAAGTCTGCCTGCATACAAGAAGAAAGATGCACTGTTAAAAGCTGTGTCAGAAAATCAGGTGAGTTGTGATTTATTACTTCTACAATTGGTTATGGATGATTGCTTTTGCTCACCAGCAGAGTTAagtttttttcttcacattatGTTGAGCAGGTCTTAGTTGTCTCAGGCGAAACTGGTTGTGGTAAAACTACGCAGCTTCCTCAGTACATTTTAGAATCTGAGATTGAAGCTGATCGCGGAGCTTCCTGCAGTATTATTTGTACCCAGCCTAGACGGATATCTGCCATGGCTGTTTCTGAAAGAGTTGCTGCAGAACGAGGGGAGAATCTGGGGGAATCTGTAAGTTACTGTTTTGATGACATAGATTTATCATCAAAGTGTTAGGCttcatttatttcttttctttttttatttcactTGGTTGTTGATCATTTATCCTTTTTCAAGCTGATTTGAACTTAAATCTCTCCCTATGGTAATAGGTTGGTTACAAAGTTAGGCTTGAAGGGATGAAAGGGCGGGACACCCGGCTTCTTTTTTGCACCACGGGTATATTATTGAGGAGATTACTTGTTGACAGAAAGTTGAGAGGTGTTACACATGTCGTTGTTGATGAGATTCATGAACGCGGAATGAATGAaggtaattttcaattttggaaagtaaatttgttgattggTATTTCTAATGTGGTGTTAAGCAAAGCCTTGCATTTGTTTCAGATTTTCTTCTTATTGTTCTGAAAGAACTTCTCCCTCGCCGGCCAGAGTTGAGGTTGATTTTGATGAGTGCCACGCTAAATGCTGAGCTTTTCTCCTCCTACTTTGGTGGTGCTCCAATGATCCATATTCCCGTAAGTTCATGGAactaggctttttttttttttggtcttttTAATCAACTCTTGTTTCTCTTAATTATCTGTGCCATGTACCCAAACTGTCATGTAGCAATCTATGATCATCATTGTGTATTCATGTCAATATAGGATGATCTTAGGTGATTCCAGGTGCCATTTGTATTGCAAGTACAAAGTATTTCCTGATTCCTTCAGTGAATCCACTTTTGATTCAATTACATTTGTACACAACCTGTGGCATGTCGGTGCTGCATCGTTTATTTTCTTGATTACGTTTTGATAGGGATGTTCTCAGCATAAGGTATACTGGACTCATTTGATTTTGGTGTTGGGCATTGCTCTATTTACAGGGGTTTACATACCCAGTCCGAGCACATTTTCTGGAGAATATTCTAGAAATGACTGGGTATCAGTTGAATCAATATAATCAGATTGATGATTATGGTCATGAAAAGTCGTGGAAAATGCAGAAACAAGCTCAAGGTTTCAAAAAGAGGAAGAGCCAAATTGCTTCTAGTGTTGAGGTATAGAAAATTTGTGTCTTATTTAGTTTGCGTTGCAAACCCCTAGgttgtatttaatttttttgaccCCTTTTGAACAGGATGTACTTGAAGCTGCTGACTTTAGGGAGTACAGTCCAAGGACTCAGGAGTCTTTGTCCTATTGGAATCCTGACTCCATTGGTTTTAACCTCATTGGGAATCTTCTTTTACACATAGTCAAGAAAGAACGGCCTGGtgcaattttggtttttatgaCGGGTTGGGATGACATAAATTCCTTGAAGGATCAACTCCAAGCTCATCCCCTATTAGGAGATCCTAGCAGGGTCCTACTGCTAGCATGTCATGGTTCCATGCCTAGCTCTGAGCAGGTGATGTCACTGTTCTTTTGTGTTAATTCTCATTGCATAGTGCATACAAATACCACCGTGGTCTAGTGATGGAAAAACACTGGATAATGAGCTTTTTGACTATGTGTAAAAGAAGATTCCCAATGACTCCATTGGTTTTAACCTCATTGGGAATCTTCTTGTACTGTGGAGCTAATCAATATTACAGCTTCATATTTGTTCAATGAATCTTTTGATGCTATCACTGAAAAAATTTAAATGGGACTCTTATCATTTTTGGGTTGTTATTCTTCTTCTTGTAATTCAAGGAAtggatttatattttattaaagtTCATTTGTTGTTGTCTTTGTAAACAGAAATTGATATTTGATAAGCCAGAAGATGGTGTTCGGAAAATAGTTCTAGCTACAAACATGGCTGAGACTAGTATCACTATCAATGATgtagtttttgttgttgattGTGGAAAGGCGAAAGAGACATCATATGATGCACTAAATAACACTCCCTGTTTGCTTCCATCCTGGATTTCAAAGGCTGCTTCTCGGCAAGTAAGACAGTCTGGCAGTTTCCATatcaatttgattatttttctaGTTTATGGTTGGATATTATGAtatgatgcaaagcatgagtTTGTACTGACTGTAATGCTTCTTAGTTAAACCGTGcacttatttttgttttgtggtACTCAAACTTTCACTGAAAGTTGCTCTCTTACAAGGAGATTTAATACACATGGGTTGACAATATTAATTGACGCCTTTAATCTGTAGAGGAGAGGTAGAGCTGGTCGTGTTCAACCTGGTGAGTGTTACCATCTCTACCCCAGATGTGTATATAATGCCTTTGCTGATTATCAGTTGCCTGAACTTTTGAGGACTCCCTTGCAATCTTTATGTTTACAAATCAAAAGTCTACAACTTGGAAGTATTTCAGAGTTCCTATCTAAGGCCTTGCAGCCACCTGAACCTCTGTCGGTAAATTTCTGTCCGAGTACTCTcagattattttttataaaacttgCATGGGAGGTGATAGTCTTGTATTGCTTTTGAACTAAATCTAAAATTAACATGTGAATTATCATAGTTTGACAAAAATGTGTAATTATTCTTAACAGTGTGATCTATGCATATCTTCATATCAGTcctcacaattttttttgttttgttttgtaggttcaAAATGCTGTTGAGTATTTGAAGATCATTGGGGCTTTAGATGATAGTGAAGATCTGACAGTGTTAGGTAATGGATGATTACCAAAGCTGTTTTAaattgtgtgttgatttgtttgCAAGTCAGAAAGATTAACGATTTTATGCTCTGCAGGACATCACCTGTCAGTGCTTCCCGTTGAGCCTAAACTTGGAAAAATGCTCATATTAGGGTGTATTTTCAACTGTCTGGATCCAGTAATGACTGTTGTCGCAGGCCTCAGTATGAGAGATCCATTCCTTATGCCGCATGACAAGAAGGATGTAAGTATGATATAGTGTTCCTTTTTACAGTTTGCTGTTGCGTATATTATAATGGTGTCTCCCATCCCCTGGCACGCCATCATATTTCTGTCTCGTTCGAAAACTGATCTTTTCCCCGACTTAATAATTGTAGTTGAGTGTCGACTTTTATCCTTTTCACTAACCTTCAAAGTAAAGAGACATGCAAAGAAGTTAACAGTAGTCAGTTATTGTATGtctttttatatattaaaaaatatccCTAAACACAGTTCGCTTCCTGTTTTCTCCTGGGTAACCAACAAGCATAGGTTCAATAGTAACCATGTCATTTTCAACTTGTGTAGCTTGCAGAGTCGGCAAAAGCACAGTTCTCTGCTCGTGAAAACAGCGATCATCTTGCTCTCGTCCGAGCTTATGATGGTTGGAGAAGTGCTGAAAGAACAGAGTCTGGCTATGAGTACTGCTGGAGAAACTTCCTTTCTGTGCAAACTCTGAAAGCCATTGACTCTCTTCGGAAGCAGTTCTTCTTTTTGCTCAAGGATGCGGGTCTGGTTGACCATAATACAGAAAACTGCAATACATGGAGCCATGATGAGCATCTTGTCCGAGCAGTCATCTGTGCTGGATTATTTCCGGGAATATGCTCTGTCGTGGTAAGTTGTTATTCATTTCTTATAATGTTAGTGTATTTTTcatcttctaattttttttattcgcaTGAAAAGAAACTATTTGTCGTAATAGCCTCTTTTACTCTGTGTACAATATACAAAGAAAGGAGTGATATGCTCAAGTGAGCAAAACAGAGTGATAAGAGGGTGTTGTGATCTTCACATGTAGTTGAATCGATAGCCCAATAGATATGTCCAAGTTTACAAAAACTGTGATAAAGGGGACATGATTCTTCAGATTAAGTTGAATTTCTGAATGGCCACTGATTTTGTTTGCGTCTGTTTTGCTTGTGGGTGGCTTGCCTTTTCTCATTAATTGTATATGTTGTGCACACGTTTCACAGAACAAAGAGAAGTCAATTATGCTGAAAACACAGGAAGATGGACAAGTGATGCTATACTCGGTTAGTTTCTTGTCTGTGGTTGAATTCATGTTTCCATGTTGTATTGCTTGAAGTTTTCTGTTCTAATTGTGTATGATGACACATTTTCTGTTCTGTTGTTTTTTATTATCGATCTATCAGAGTTCTGTCAATGGAAACATACCCAAAATTCCATATCCATGGCTTGTCTTCAACgaaaaggtgaaagtgaattcAGTTTTTCTCCGGGATTCAACTGGTATATCTGATTCTGTGCTCCTTTTGTTCGGAGGCAACATTTCCAGGGGTGGCGTGGTACGTATATTGATCTTGGACATAAGTGTTacttttttgtgttttcttCATGAAAAAATAGTAAATACTCCTCCTTGCTTTTGGTAGGATGGGCACTTGAAGATGCTGGGAGGATACTTAGAGTTTTTCATGAATCCCGCATTAGCAGAAACATATCTTTGCTTAAAGAGGGAGCTTGATGAACTGATACATAATAAGGTTTGTATTTGTCTTCAGCATTTGTCACTGTTCTTGACTTTATCGCTTGAATCTAGACCTGTTCTTTCTCGATGTCTCTCctctcgtctctctctctctctttctctctctctctctctctctcacatccaCGCACGCACGCACGCACACACATGAACAGTCACTCCATTTATTGCTAAATGCTAACATGGGGATGCGTTCTTTGTAAGCAGCTCCTGAATCCCAAATTGGATATGCAATCACACACGAGCCTCCTATCAGCGCTAAGATTACTGGTCTCAGAGGATCAATGTGAGGGTAGATTTGTATTTGGCCGCAAGGTGCCAGTGCCCTCAAAGAAGGCAACACAAGAGAAGGTACCAAAGTTAAAAGgcaccatgaagaaagttgcgGAGAAcaataattacaaaaatcacCTCCAAACATTGCTCACCAGAGCCGGGCATGATGCACccacctacaaaacaaaaccatcgaAAAACAACCAGTTCCGTTCCACAGTGATCTTCA is drawn from Malus domestica chromosome 14, GDT2T_hap1 and contains these coding sequences:
- the LOC103424773 gene encoding DExH-box ATP-dependent RNA helicase DExH3-like isoform X2, yielding MPYSALYQGYIFRTTTMSLKPSTTSTTTVLVSLRGTPHRRHHVALVRPSMLLGCSMRNSRYHHTHCLAPPLNWNACYYLPRHVGDVACQASSRAAELDWKQRKQLRSSAVPFYQQNLSYGRFAYQDASASEESDAELGSSQRQMGGSTLDNIDEWRWKLTMLLRNKDEQELVSRERKDRRDFDHLSALASRMGLYSRQYSRVVVFSKIPQPNYRPDLDDKRPQREVVLPFGLHREVDAHLKAYLSEKPMSQGNVSDSSLSRSNSSRSITNDGGHYEQQEPLIQNTDAMEKILQRKSLQLRNRQRHWQESPEGQKMLELRKSLPAYKKKDALLKAVSENQLPQYILESEIEADRGASCSIICTQPRRISAMAVSERVAAERGENLGESVGYKVRLEGMKGRDTRLLFCTTGILLRRLLVDRKLRGVTHVVVDEIHERGMNEDFLLIVLKELLPRRPELRLILMSATLNAELFSSYFGGAPMIHIPGFTYPVRAHFLENILEMTGYQLNQYNQIDDYGHEKSWKMQKQAQGFKKRKSQIASSVEDVLEAADFREYSPRTQESLSYWNPDSIGFNLIGNLLLHIVKKERPGAILVFMTGWDDINSLKDQLQAHPLLGDPSRVLLLACHGSMPSSEQKLIFDKPEDGVRKIVLATNMAETSITINDVVFVVDCGKAKETSYDALNNTPCLLPSWISKAASRQRRGRAGRVQPGECYHLYPRCVYNAFADYQLPELLRTPLQSLCLQIKSLQLGSISEFLSKALQPPEPLSVQNAVEYLKIIGALDDSEDLTVLGHHLSVLPVEPKLGKMLILGCIFNCLDPVMTVVAGLSMRDPFLMPHDKKDLAESAKAQFSARENSDHLALVRAYDGWRSAERTESGYEYCWRNFLSVQTLKAIDSLRKQFFFLLKDAGLVDHNTENCNTWSHDEHLVRAVICAGLFPGICSVVNKEKSIMLKTQEDGQVMLYSSSVNGNIPKIPYPWLVFNEKVKVNSVFLRDSTGISDSVLLLFGGNISRGGVDGHLKMLGGYLEFFMNPALAETYLCLKRELDELIHNKLLNPKLDMQSHTSLLSALRLLVSEDQCEGRFVFGRKVPVPSKKATQEKVPKLKGTMKKVAENNNYKNHLQTLLTRAGHDAPTYKTKPSKNNQFRSTVIFNGLNFVGKPCNSKKEAEKDAAAEAVLWLKGENHSSSTGIDHMSMLLKKSRKKSQKRTSFDSANGVKGCSS
- the LOC103424773 gene encoding DExH-box ATP-dependent RNA helicase DExH3-like isoform X1, giving the protein MPYSALYQGYIFRTTTMSLKPSTTSTTTVLVSLRGTPHRRHHVALVRPSMLLGCSMRNSRYHHTHCLAPPLNWNACYYLPRHVGDVACQASSRAAELDWKQRKQLRSSAVPFYQQNLSYGRFAYQDASASEESDAELGSSQRQMGGSTLDNIDEWRWKLTMLLRNKDEQELVSRERKDRRDFDHLSALASRMGLYSRQYSRVVVFSKIPQPNYRPDLDDKRPQREVVLPFGLHREVDAHLKAYLSEKPMSQGNVSDSSLSRSNSSRSITNDGGHYEQQEPLIQNTDAMEKILQRKSLQLRNRQRHWQESPEGQKMLELRKSLPAYKKKDALLKAVSENQVLVVSGETGCGKTTQLPQYILESEIEADRGASCSIICTQPRRISAMAVSERVAAERGENLGESVGYKVRLEGMKGRDTRLLFCTTGILLRRLLVDRKLRGVTHVVVDEIHERGMNEDFLLIVLKELLPRRPELRLILMSATLNAELFSSYFGGAPMIHIPGFTYPVRAHFLENILEMTGYQLNQYNQIDDYGHEKSWKMQKQAQGFKKRKSQIASSVEDVLEAADFREYSPRTQESLSYWNPDSIGFNLIGNLLLHIVKKERPGAILVFMTGWDDINSLKDQLQAHPLLGDPSRVLLLACHGSMPSSEQKLIFDKPEDGVRKIVLATNMAETSITINDVVFVVDCGKAKETSYDALNNTPCLLPSWISKAASRQRRGRAGRVQPGECYHLYPRCVYNAFADYQLPELLRTPLQSLCLQIKSLQLGSISEFLSKALQPPEPLSVQNAVEYLKIIGALDDSEDLTVLGHHLSVLPVEPKLGKMLILGCIFNCLDPVMTVVAGLSMRDPFLMPHDKKDLAESAKAQFSARENSDHLALVRAYDGWRSAERTESGYEYCWRNFLSVQTLKAIDSLRKQFFFLLKDAGLVDHNTENCNTWSHDEHLVRAVICAGLFPGICSVVNKEKSIMLKTQEDGQVMLYSSSVNGNIPKIPYPWLVFNEKVKVNSVFLRDSTGISDSVLLLFGGNISRGGVDGHLKMLGGYLEFFMNPALAETYLCLKRELDELIHNKLLNPKLDMQSHTSLLSALRLLVSEDQCEGRFVFGRKVPVPSKKATQEKVPKLKGTMKKVAENNNYKNHLQTLLTRAGHDAPTYKTKPSKNNQFRSTVIFNGLNFVGKPCNSKKEAEKDAAAEAVLWLKGENHSSSTGIDHMSMLLKKSRKKSQKRTSFDSANGVKGCSS